The following coding sequences lie in one Notolabrus celidotus isolate fNotCel1 chromosome 20, fNotCel1.pri, whole genome shotgun sequence genomic window:
- the rnd2 gene encoding rho-related GTP-binding protein RhoN has translation MDSLSSRCKIVVVGDTQCGKTALLHVFAKDCYPENYVPTVFENYTASFEIEKHRIELNMWDTSGSSYYDNVRPLAYPDSDAVLICFDISRPETLDSVIKKWQGETQEFCPNAKVVLVGCKLDMRTDVNTLRELSKQRLIPVTHEQGSTIARQIGAVAYTECTSKVSENSVRDVFHVTTLASVRRPHKPQLKRSSSRRGLKRVSQLPLPPLPGRTEQMDEAPAIRKDRAKSCVLM, from the exons ATGGACAGTCTGAGCAGCCGCTGTAAGATCGTGGTGGTCGGAGACACGCAATGTGGGAAAACCGCACTTCTGCATGTTTTTGCCAAGGACTGCTATCCAGAG AACTACGTGCCCACGGTGTTTGAGAACTACACAGCCAGCTTTGAGATCGAGAAGCATCGGATCGAGCTGAACATGTGGGACACGTCAG GTTCCTCTTATTACGACAACGTGAGGCCGCTAGCGTATCCCGATTCAGACGCGGTGCTCATCTGTTTTGACATCAGCCGCCCGGAGACCCTGGACAGTGTCATAAAGAAG TGGCAGGGAGAGACACAGGAGTTTTGTCCCAACGCCAAAGTGGTGCTGGTGGGCTGCAAGCTGGACATGAGGACGGATGTCAACACCCTGAGGGAGCTCTCCAAGCAGCGCCTCATCCCCGTCACCCACGAACAG GGAAGCACAATAGCTCGACAGATCGGGGCGGTGGCCTACACCGAGTGCACGTCCAAAGTTTCTGAGAACAGCGTCCGGGACGTGTTCCATGTCACCACGCTGGCGTCGGTTCGGCGGCCGCACAAGCCTCAGCTAAAACGTAGCAGTTCCCGCAGAGGTCTGAAGCGAGTGTCACAGCTCCCTCTGCCCCCGCTGCCGGGCCGGACTGAACAAATGGACGAGGCCCCGGCCATCAGGAAGGACCGGGCCAAGAGCTGTGTGCTCATGTAG